The window gtCCAGgggagagtgatgaagcactggaatgggttgcctggtggaggtggaggtggtggtccCACACCGGCCCCAGCACAGGTTTTAAGGTCTGGCTTTGACAAACCCTTGTCCGGGATGATTTAACGGGTTGGTCCGTCTGGGAGCAGGAGTTAGGCctagattacctcctgaggtctcttccaaccccagcCTTACAGGAGTCTCTTCCCCCACACCAGGAGGGGGCTAGGGCCAAACGTGCGTACCGCGCTGTGCCTCTGGCTGTCGAGCTTGGTGCACCGGGTGGGCGGAAGCAAGGGGCGAGTGTTTCACGGTGTCAGGGTCGGGTGCACAACCCCCGCGAATGCTTGTCACAAGACCCACCAGCGCGGGTCAGAGCACAGATCCGTCCGGCCCCCGGCCTGGCTGCGGCCAGAGTCCCGGCCTCTCCACCGCTGATTTCCTAGCACCGAACGCGTCCAAAGGCCTCGCCCGGGACATCCCCCTTCCCCGCGCCGGTCCCAGCGTCGCCGCCGGCAGCACACAGGAGACAACGGCCCGCGAGCGTCAcaaaggggcgggggtgggaggagatggcGCCCGCGCCCCTGAGGACGGGACAGGGCCGTGGGGCGCAGGCGGAGCCCGTGGCACTGGAGCGGCGCCAGCCCGGGGCGTGGTGGGGCTGAGGCGATCCCGCGGCGGGGGGAGCTTCCCCCCGCTGCTGCGCGCGCGGGGCCGGGACTCTTGCGCATGCGCGGCCATGGCGGCGCCCTGTGCGGGGATGGAGCCGGCAGCCGCCCCTCCGACTCCGGGCGCGGCGGAGCTGGTCTGCGCGCGGGGCCGCAACTGCAAGGCCGTGCTGTGCCAGTGCTGCGGCTCGCGCGTGCTGCTGCCCGGCGCCGCCACCTTCGCGCGCAGAGAGGTAGGCCCCGGCCGCGCCACTCCCGCCCCGCTGCCCCGTGAGGGCTGCGCCTGGGGCCCTGCGCTGCTGCGGATCGCACCGAGCAGGGCCGGCCCCCGGCCTGGCCTTTGTCTTCCACGTAACTTGGTCGCTCAGCACCGCCCGGCCTGTCCCGGCCCCTGACCGGGTGACACGACTGAGCGCTAGTGACCGTCTCTGTGCAGGGCCGGGGCAACGCTGTGCAACCGGCGCCAAATATATTGATGCCCCGCCCCGCCAGTCGTTAGCGGTCCCTTCGGAGCGCGGGTCTGGTGCGGCGGTGCTGTAGACTGCTCAGGCGTTTTCACTGTGAGCACACACCTAGGTAGCCGCAGGCAGAGCCCGTAGGGCACACCTAACCCTGCAGCACGGGCCCCCAATTGCCTGCCCCCCTCAGCTAGCACATAGTTGTGCTGAAAGTGCAGCCTGAATGCTTCTGGAGGCGGGGGCAGCAGAAGCATCCCTTCTCTCTGCAACAAATGGTCACTGCCCTCTCTGCTGTTTGGCCAGGACCCTATAAAGACAGTGGAGTTACCCCATGTTTAACTAGTTCTGCCCAGAACCTGGTGGAGTGAGAATCTTTTCATTGTCTTTACTGGGCTGTGTGTATAGAAACAAAGACTCTTCTTCTGGATTCCGGGAGCAAGGTATATTCTATGCTGTACTTGTTTATTATTGTAACAGGAGGGTCTCACCTTACCTAATGAATAATCAACACCTCCTGCAGCACTTTTCTGAGCGGCCTTCCACCCCATTACTAAATGTAAACCGATTTAGCTTACAAGGGCTGAAAATACCAAGTAGTCTGGTTACAAAAGGAAGGCACTTTGCATTTAGTAGGAGTTTTGGATGTGCATAAAATAGAGGTCTCTCTTTTCTGCATGGTTACAGAACCACACTAAAGTGGAACAATGTTCAGTTTATGTGACTGGAGGACATCTGGACCTATATTTTAAGACTGTCCCATATAATGAGGGAAAGTTGAGGTGCCTCTGTAGTCCTTTTATTCCATTCTTTGTTTCTGTGGGGAATTTGTCAATGCAATATAGCTGTGCTCTTTATAAAAGAAGAAAACTAAAAATGCTAATGGCTGTTGAAAATAGCAACTCCAGTCCCAGTTAGCACTTGGAAGAAGTCAGCATTTTTTACTCAATTTTATCCTGCTTTTTGTACAGCATATTGCAGAATGAGAGTATCTTATGTGGGAAGAAATGATGTAACAGCTGCCCACATTGAAATTGAATTTGGAGGGTATTCAAAGCTGGAAGGCAGGGGCTAGTTTTCTTTTCGGGGTATTAGCTAAATCGTGAATGGAAAATCCAATTTCTGCTTCCGTGGCTCAGAAGTAGAAAGTGAGTCATATCCTGCTTTGTGCCTAGCATTGCACCTAAAGCTGCCTATGGCCACTAGTAGAGGCTTCCCTCCCTTACTTATAAAGTTAACCTGTCCTGGCAGGGCCCATGTACCTGCTTGCTAAACTTTAAAAAGAAGTGCATTGTCCACTCAGTTTCCTCCCTGGGGGAGGCCATTCATGGCCACCAGCATCTCCAATCCAGTCCTCTTACAGGGAGATCTGGGTTAAAGCCTTCTAGTTCCCTGTGCGCACGCTCCCTTTCTAGCAGATAGCTCTCCATTCACAGCAAGCTGCTTGGCCAGGGGTGGGCAACCCTGAATAGAGGGTGGGACACATAAATAGGTTTCACTTCAGTGGTCTGCAGCAGTCTGTAGCTCctcaggctcccctccctccccaggttcCTCGTTCCCCAACGCACCTCTTGCACACCAAGACACTGGAGCCTctcacttacctgctcctccccctcccttcctcccaggacTTTTGGAGCCTGTcaatcacctgattcatgctgCATCCCcgctctttcccctccctcccaaagctgGATTTGCTCTGTGAGAATGGGGACAGAGTGTGAATCAGGTGATTCTCGACTCTGAAAGCCCCGGTAGGGAGGGGGAGGCACAAGAAgagcagggctctggtgccccagtgcacaagaggtgcatgggggagggacagcCAGGGGGTccctgggccacaggttgcccaccattgtGCTTGGGTCTCACAGCTACCCCACTCCTTCCTCCTCCGTTTCCTGTTTCTAGCTGCCAAGGGAATGCTGGGAAAGCTGGCCaagaaactacagctcccaggctACCTTGGACTCTCAGTTCACGCTGGATTTGAATGCCGCTCTGCAGCCTGCTCCCATAGTACTGTTAAAGAGGGAGACATGAGTGAAACGAGCCCCTTCTGACCTTGAGTCCAACACCACAGAGACACTGGCACCATGCTAAATGAGCTACTGCCTCTCTGTGTATGCTGACTTCTGAGGCAGGGCTAGCTCTCATCCTgtgtctgctctgtgtgtgttggAGGTGGAGCAGGTATAGTGGTGATTGTAAATGGCTGCTGCCATGTTTTGTTCCTTGACAGCTTTTCCTTCCCTCCATGAAGAAGAAGACCGCACTGCTTGCAAGCAGCTCTCCAGATGGGGATGTGCTCCAGGAACACTGGCTTGTGGATGACATGTTTTCCTTTGAGAATATTGGGTTCACCAAGGACGTTGGGAATATAAAGTTCCTCATATGTGCAGACTGTGAGATCGGGCCGATTGGCTGGCACTGCCTAGATGATAAGAAGAGCTTCTACGTAGCCTTGGACCGCGTTTCTCATGAGTAGCATCCTGAGTGAAGCTGAACCTCTTTGCAAGGCCatcccagctggcagccaggattCCTCAGCGCTACCATTCCACAGCTCGTAACATAAACCAAGATGAAGTCAGAGGCACTGGTGCATGGACTTGAACATGTCTTGAATTCACCTTAACAGCTCCTTTAAAGCCATGAGCAATGGTTATATTTAGCACATTACAGCTTCCTTTGGTCCTTCCTCCCACAGTAATGTGAGGGTGACAATTCCATTCTTCTCATTTCTGATTTATAGTCCTAACTCATGGGCAGTCTCCTCAGGGCTCCTGAAGTCTAAAATGTGAGCATAACTCTTTTTGTCACCCAATGTCTTTCCCACAGAAACTcataatttgttttttaatttacattttgacTGGAATATGGAACATTGTGATGTACTTCAAAGAATATGTTCCTCCCTTTTGGAGAAAGCTATCTGGGAGATGTACCTTTGAGAGGAGTGTTAGGTAGGTAGAGCTTTGCCCACTCTTTCAGGAATTTTACCCAGTTGTAGTGATTTTTCACTTCTGTTTTGGACTACAGGGTTTGCCCTTTATGCCATGAGTAAACATGTAGCCAAGGCAACTTTATCCCTCCTTCCAAAACACTGTTTTCCCCACTTGCATTTACAGTTTTAATTGTTCATGACCTAGCAATGAAAGATGGCCTGGGCTGGCACTGCTGTGGAGGTTTTATTTTGCAGGGAGTTTCCCGTGTAAGAGAAAATTCACCGTAAGACTGCAAGAACTAAATGTATTTGAACTGCTATAATCAATATTCACGTTCAATTAAATTTATTCCATGTTTTCCAGTTTGATGTTTGTATTGTGTATAGAGAGTAAATGGGAAAGACTGTAAAATGCTTATACATTTTTGCAAGCTTGTACTGCTTGCTGTAGACTGGTTGATCACACTGCAGTACATTTGATTAGTATTCATCAGAGAAGTTTATGTGATTGTGAAACTTGCTTAAAGTTAGAACATGCTGCCTTAATAGAAAAGTCAAGCTCTTAACATACTGtatggggaggaaaaaaattggAAACTGAATGTCAGTTAATATGGTCCTTGATATGAACCAGATAACTACAAAAGTTAGCTTTGGTGGCAGGAACTTTAAGTGCATTTGTTTTAGCTAACAATGCATTACAAagaatcattattttaaaaacttcattATCTTGGTGCCTGTGAAAGCATTGGactcagaatttaaaaaataggAGAAAACAGTGTCATATCTGAATAATACAGAAATGACGCAGCAAGGGCTGCTGACGAATCAGCTGCTTTGTCTTAGATTTTGGGATTGTAAGGTAAGATTGCCACACAGACTTCTTAAATTTCTGTGGCAAACTTCCTAAATCAGAGGAAAACCAAATCATTCTCCAATCACTAGCTGACTCAGTAATTGGACAGGATTAGGGAGATGCAACTATAGCGTTTCCAGGAAGGGTGTGTGCTATTTGAACTCATTTAACCATGGGCAGACCAGTCAATGTGACAGGTTGGCAGACCagtcaaggggtgtgtctacacaggtacaaatcttctaaatggccatgcaaatagccatttcgaagattactaataaggtgctgaattgaatattcggctcctcattagcattagcctgcttccagccgcggcgcttcgaaagcactgcttttgaatgcgtgtggctcggcacagctacgtgggggtccttttcaataggaccccgcacctttcgaaatccccttattccgttcagctgaggagggtggtgaagcgctggaatgggttacctagggaggtgttgGCTTGTCCATCTTTAGAGACTCCTAAGGAGAGGCTtgaacaaagccctggctgggatgatttagttggggttggtcctgctttgagcaggggttggactagatgagttcctgaggtctcttccaatcctaatctATCATTCTGTGATATCTTTTCTTTGGTAAACATGTCACGTTAAAGTGCAGCATTATCTATCTGTGCAGTGTTACCAGAAGTGATTCAATGTCATGTGGACAATATTATACATACATTACATTGCGCGTATTCAGAATTGGAATAAAATTTGGTTTCTGGATACTTTGTCTTGGGTCTCAGCTCCACAGGATCACAGATGCACAGTGGTATCCTTTAGATTCTAACTTTCAGAGCATGGGAGTGTCCTCAAAAGCAATTGAGTTGCAGAAAAAAACTGAACCAGTGCCTCTAGTTTTAagaacacctctgccttcccgcTCCCCTGTAGTTTTGTCGCTCTGATGTGCTCTTTTGCCTCAGTTCTTCTGAAATGTATGTACAGCAGAATTCATAAAAGCTAGTAACTGCATAGAAATCATGGTGTCAAAATAAAGATAAATCATTGTAGGACAGGAGAGAATCACAAGGGAGTTCTCTATTCACCTCATCCTGCACTGTGTTGCATGTGAGTTACAACACTGCAACAAATCATTAGCTAAAAGCAAAAAATCTGTCTGTCTGAAACAATTTCATATGTTTGAGGCTTGTTTTAATTCTGGTTGAAATTGTGAATCATACAAAGCTTAATTAGAAAAGAAACAACAttcctctcctctgccacctactGTATGTATGAAGATTTGCATGAGTGTGGAATAACACTCtacctatgaaaacaaaaaagcagtcaagtagcactttgaagactaataaaataatttattaggagagctttcgtgggagagatccacttcttcagaccagttatcaaggtgagcaaatcggagaccAGAGGGATTACTTATGAGGCGAGGCTGAAGGAACTTGCCTTAtataatctgcagaagagaagaacgaagggtgatttgatagcagtcttcagctacCTGAACGGGGTTCCAGAGAATATGGATTATCTAATTATCTATCCAGAGAATATAaattttatctaattcttgactccccctctactctctgatttgctcaccttgataatttttttttttctgatttgtcaaccttgattactacttttggttctctgtgccttaaatattgagtctgttctggtatggctatggtctgaagaagtgggtctgtcccatgaaagctcacctaataaattattttgttagtctttaaagtgctgcttgattgcttttttgttttgatagtatatagactagcatggctctctctcttacTACTCTACTCGTGGAAATGGACGTTATCCCCTTTATTCTCCCCCACATGGTGGCTGCTGCTAACATGCATGACGAGCATCAGGTACGTTGTTATGGTCAAACACACACAACAATCATTACAAGGTTCATAATGCAGTTCTAGCAAATGATGCCAGACTTGGCTCACCTGACTGTGGTTCATTACTAACATGGTCCATCAAGGCCACCCTCAGCCAAATAGCCCTGTTGGGCTTCTTTTGTAGCCTTCTTTTATAGCTGTTCTTTATAGCCTTGTGTTAATAACACACAGCACAGTACTGAAGAACAGCGCAGAAGGCATCCTTTCAGACTGAAAGGATGGCTTCTGCGCTGTTCTTCAGTACTGTGTTGATGCAGGAGCTGCTATTGTGGATGTGCTCTGCCAACACGAGCATAGTGTGGACATGCAAAAGGTTTTAATTACAGGGGTGCTTGTATGTTGGTGTAACTTAACTTGACTTAACtttgtagtgcagacaaggcctaagaAATAATTTGTCAAAGAAATATATCCCTGTGATAACCCACTGCTTATGATGTTTAAGTTTCCCTTGCAgctttttgttttccagaatATCAGAAGGTGTGAATACCAGCTGAAGAATAACTGAAAATACCATGGTTCTTTTGTCACGACAAAGTCTTGTGTTCCATGTCTGTCTTGTAGCGCCTATTTTATTGTTGGCATTGTTGTGTGTTGTATTTAGGAAAAGAGGGGATACTGCATTATACAGGTAAAAGTAGGCCATAATCAAACCTTTCCCACCTCCCTACTTCTCCACCCTCTGCCAAATTGTCCATGCATCAGCATAATGATCTGCCTCCATCCAAAACCCTGCAGTTCCTGGTGCACCAGATTTATGATTTTGATTATTGTAGCCTTCTTACAGTCattattttgcattattttattGTTTGATATATTTTGTTAGTGTAGCTTTACCTATAGtcattattttgcatttgaatATATTTTGTTCTTGTGTCCTTGCTTAGTTACtattttgcattttttgtttGATATGCATATGCATTGTTATTGTGGCCTTGCTAATATTCACTGCTTCATTATTGAATGTATCCTGTCATTGTCTCTCCAGGTATGATACTAATAACAATGATGGAGTCAAATGTTAGTGAGTCACATTTATGATTGTGATCGGTAAACATAAATGCCAAAATAATTGGAAAAATAAATTCCCTTTCTCAATAAGAATAAAAAATCTTAATCATGtacattaaaataatgtaaatacaTTTTTAGCAGGGCAAAAACAATTGACTAAAATGGAGTAGATAATGGCAGTAACATTGTGTGTTGGAGAAAGTAAagattttatttatgtttatttCCCTCTACTAAAGATCATGCATAAGTTATCAGACTAGTATTTCTAATATCTGTTTTAAAGCTTCAGAATTATTACCTCAAGGGTTGGGTCTGGGAATATTTTGCAGTATTATCTACTGAGTGTTTAAAATATACACTTAATGCATTTTTTCAtgggtgtttttgtgtgtgtgtgtgtgtgtgtgtgtgtatatatatatgtatatatatatatatatatatatatatatatatatatatatatatataaaatattctaATACACAACAGCTAACATATGTACCTAGCATTGCTTGAGtcctttaaatgatttttttttcttctcccagctcccccaccagaCCTGATCCCAATGCGGGAGGTGGTAGGCGGGGAGGGAATGTTGCAGGGGAGCTTAGTGGTCTGGAGGCTGACAGGAGCCCCATATCTAGCTAGCCACTGTtttcctgtggcagctgcccccagtggtcattctgcagtatcATTGTTCCCTATACTTGCTGCCctcagtggtgagtctgaagtatgttatCCATcctgtctttctctccctttccagGTACTGGGAAATCCTGGAATATCAGGCAtctcccactttccaggcacaatcaAATCCTGACTTGGGTTTAAATCAGGGTAAGAGGATGCTATATACACACTTGGTGGTTGTAGCTCTTACgttttaagaggagttcttgaacaaatacaGCACAACAGATAGACAAgcactaaaatatatagtagattagaTACCATTCTCCTGTAAGATAATTTCTAAGTGATTATTTGCAAAAATACCTGGAGTTTTCAGGTGCCTAAGTAGCCCTTGGAATCACGGTGAAAGATGCGCTCCCCCATCCTGAAATCATGCCCCTGATGAGCCAAGACAGGTACAGGGCTGTGGCACAGCTGTGAGCTCTGGCAAGTTACAGCGCCTGTGTAATAACACAGCAAGTCTTGAGCTGCAGGCAGAGCACATGGCACCAGGTACCATGAGCCACAGCAAGAGAGCAGAAGGGTGGCAGTAAAGGTGGTGGCATTGTCTGCACAGCTGGGTGcctagccagcagcagctgccagtatCAGCCTTCCAGCTTAATTTGTGCCCGGGCAGAGCTCTGACACCTCTTTCAGTACAAACTAAGCATGGAGGGAGGTATCAGGGCCCAACAGTAGTGCCAGATTCACCAAAGTAGTCCTGGTCTTGAAGCACTGTTGGAAAAAAAGGTGCAAGGGGCAAGGTCTGTGTTACTCAGTGGCAGGAAACTGGCATGTCCATAAGCTTCTATTTAGGATTGGCAAAAAGTCTGCAGATCGCTGGAAAAGTTTTTGCCTCTGGTGGCTACTGGATGGCTGTCTGATGGCTGACTCTCTTGAGATACAGAAAGCAGGTATTTCTGGTACTCTGGACTCGCATCAACCTTGTGATATGCTGATAACGAGCTGCACCAGAGTTTGCAATGCAATGTAACTGATCACAACTTGCTGAATGTTTTGCCTTAATATTTGCTAATTAGATGCATCTGCCAAGTATGTGAAATTTAATCCAATATATAGTATGTGTGTTAAATGCAGCATTATGTCACTCTGATGCAGCCTGAAGGGTGCCTCTGTTCCTATGTGACTTTACGTCCCCAGCTTGGAAAACATACAGTCCCCCTACTCCTAAACCACCCTCATGCCCTGCAATGGAGAGTCCTGCGTAGCTAATATTTTACACAATATAGCAATCCCAAGGTGCCTGCTCAGTATGCCTTCTGGCTTCACACACAATGTATCagtttggaacttttttttttccccacaaagtccCTATTTGTTCTTGGAATCAGATACAGGGCTTGTATCCAGCCAATTTCCTGCCAGTTACtttttgctggatcagaaaaaGTGGCCAGCTTAAAATATCGCCAGGGTAAACTGGCTTGATGTGCTAGGGTTGTTCTGCACGTTGATTGTGGCCCAGATGCAGACTGATTACACTTTAAAATTTGATTTGTAACTTGGGCACTTTTCAGTTGACTGTGTTAACAGTATTTTGAGTGAACTCAGTGAGGTTGATGATTCAATGATCCATGTTTAACATTCACTTAGcacatattttgctttatttttcatatcatagaatcatagaacaatagagctggaggagacctaagaagccatcaagtccagccccctgcccaaggcaggaccaaaccctatcagcccagccagggttttgtcgagccgagacttaaaaacctccagggatggagactccactatttcCCTAGGCAGAccagtccaatgcttcaccaccctccaagtgaaaaagtttttcctaatgttcaacctggaccttcccaactgcaacttgagaccattgttccgtgttctgccatctgtgaccactgtgaacagcctctctccagtctctttgcaatctcccttcagtaagttgaaggctgtttaTAAAATCCCTCCTCAGTCGTcgtcttctgcagactaaacagacccaattccctcaacctttcttcataggtcatatgctccagccccctaattattttggtcatcctccgctggaccctctccagtgtgtccacttccttcctataattgggggcccagaactggacacagtactccagatgcagcctcaccaaagccgaataaagaggaataatcacttctctggatatATTgacaacgctcctcttgatgcaacctaatatgccagtagccttcttggccacaatggcacactgttgactcatgtccagcttctcatccactacaattaccaggtccttttctgcagaactactactaagccagtcggaccccagcctgtaacaatgcttgggattcttccggcccaagtgcaggactctgcacttgtccttgttgaacctcatcagatttcttgaggcccagtcttccaatttgtctaagtcactctggaccctatccctaccctccagcgtatctacctctccctctagcttagtgtcatctgcagacttcctgagggtgcaatccaacccccca is drawn from Carettochelys insculpta isolate YL-2023 chromosome 26, ASM3395843v1, whole genome shotgun sequence and contains these coding sequences:
- the RABIF gene encoding guanine nucleotide exchange factor MSS4 produces the protein MAAPCAGMEPAAAPPTPGAAELVCARGRNCKAVLCQCCGSRVLLPGAATFARRELFLPSMKKKTALLASSSPDGDVLQEHWLVDDMFSFENIGFTKDVGNIKFLICADCEIGPIGWHCLDDKKSFYVALDRVSHE